The following coding sequences are from one SAR116 cluster alpha proteobacterium HIMB100 window:
- a CDS encoding ABC-type branched-chain amino acid transport systems, ATPase component (PFAM: ABC transporter; Branched-chain amino acid ATP-binding cassette transporter) → MTEIIKVNNVSKSYGGVKANVDISMTVKQGSITGIIGPNGCGKTTLFNSIVGYHPIDNGSIEFDGQEISKLLVGDIARLGLLRTFQQTRIYSKMDCVDNMQISVSHRKDSRDSIFASRRGEIKERAEHLLEFVGLYSKRNLISGDLSFGQQKLLEFAMALMNEPKVLLLDEPTAGINPTLINGLIDRLRKANEELGITLCVIEHNMRVIMNLAEHIYCLSNGRMLADGKPETLQNDQRVIDAYLGGH, encoded by the coding sequence ATGACCGAAATAATTAAAGTAAATAATGTCTCCAAATCCTATGGCGGCGTAAAGGCCAATGTGGATATTTCCATGACTGTGAAACAGGGGTCTATCACAGGTATTATCGGGCCGAACGGATGCGGCAAAACCACCTTGTTCAACTCTATTGTTGGCTACCACCCCATTGATAACGGGTCGATTGAATTTGACGGGCAGGAAATTTCCAAGCTTCTGGTCGGTGATATTGCCCGGCTCGGCTTGCTGAGGACGTTCCAGCAAACCCGTATTTATTCAAAAATGGATTGTGTGGATAATATGCAAATCTCAGTCTCGCATCGTAAAGATTCGCGAGACAGCATTTTTGCCAGCCGTCGCGGGGAAATCAAAGAGCGTGCAGAACATCTGCTGGAATTTGTTGGCCTCTATTCGAAACGAAATCTGATTTCCGGCGATCTGTCCTTTGGTCAGCAAAAGCTGCTGGAATTTGCCATGGCCCTGATGAATGAGCCAAAAGTCCTGCTTTTGGATGAACCAACAGCCGGGATTAACCCGACTCTCATCAATGGCCTGATTGACCGGCTGCGGAAAGCTAATGAAGAGCTGGGCATTACCTTATGCGTAATCGAACATAACATGCGGGTGATTATGAATTTGGCCGAGCATATTTACTGCCTGTCAAATGGCCGTATGCTGGCTGATGGCAAGCCTGAAACACTTCAAAATGACCAGCGCGTCATTGATGCATATCTTGGAGGACATTAA
- a CDS encoding ABC-type branched-chain amino acid transport system, permease component (PFAM: Branched-chain amino acid transport system / permease component), which translates to MIKKNTLITYAGLGLFGVFGPILFPEYTLSIAYLWMMVLMASTWDILGGQMGYNSLGNITFFGVGMYVSACVQIAFFYEGGVGEYTSAMGSIKPEFTDAEYFYGLFIGIIVAALVALAISLLLSTFMFGLRGPYFAIGSLGIAVATAELTITIDYVGGASGISMPLFPGDIEFRSTFFYILCFVLTIIAHFLLRWLYSTQFGLAINAIRDDEDKAEAMGIPTLVYKRIGWGIAAVFMGAIGAIAGNMSGFIDKEVAYPIPTFGIFMVAMVLLGGKGTLWGPVVGAIIFHVVKEATWTYLLNLQWIALGLILIVNIVYFQQGLMGWLQTKYPEMFGIVVDDANKAEKAGAK; encoded by the coding sequence ATGATAAAGAAAAATACTCTGATAACCTATGCAGGTTTGGGATTGTTTGGCGTTTTTGGACCCATCTTATTCCCTGAATACACACTGTCCATTGCCTATCTTTGGATGATGGTTTTAATGGCCTCTACCTGGGACATCTTAGGGGGGCAGATGGGCTATAATTCTCTGGGGAACATTACTTTTTTTGGCGTGGGCATGTATGTATCTGCTTGTGTCCAGATCGCCTTCTTTTACGAAGGCGGGGTTGGTGAATACACATCTGCTATGGGGTCGATAAAACCTGAATTTACCGATGCAGAATATTTTTATGGGCTGTTTATCGGCATTATTGTGGCGGCTTTGGTGGCACTTGCGATATCGCTCCTGCTCTCGACCTTCATGTTTGGCCTGCGTGGTCCATATTTTGCGATTGGATCTCTGGGTATCGCCGTTGCCACAGCTGAGCTGACCATCACCATTGATTATGTTGGTGGCGCATCTGGCATTTCAATGCCGCTATTCCCCGGTGATATCGAATTCAGGTCCACCTTCTTCTATATCCTTTGTTTTGTCTTGACAATTATTGCCCATTTCTTGCTGAGATGGCTGTATTCCACACAATTTGGTTTGGCCATCAATGCCATCCGGGATGACGAAGACAAGGCAGAGGCCATGGGCATTCCGACCCTTGTCTATAAGCGGATCGGCTGGGGCATTGCTGCTGTCTTTATGGGCGCCATTGGGGCCATTGCGGGCAATATGTCTGGATTTATTGATAAAGAAGTTGCTTATCCGATACCGACCTTTGGCATCTTTATGGTGGCTATGGTTCTGTTGGGCGGCAAAGGCACCTTGTGGGGGCCTGTGGTTGGCGCAATCATTTTCCATGTGGTCAAAGAGGCCACCTGGACATATCTGTTAAATCTGCAGTGGATTGCGTTAGGCCTTATCCTGATCGTCAATATTGTCTATTTCCAGCAAGGTCTTATGGGCTGGTTGCAGACCAAATATCCTGAAATGTTTGGTATTGTTGTCGATGACGCCAATAAGGCCGAAAAGGCGGGGGCAAAATAA
- a CDS encoding branched-chain amino acid ABC-type transport system, permease component (PFAM: Branched-chain amino acid transport system / permease component), translated as MLDNLQLLFVWAPIINVQVILEGIFVGAVFALSAYGLALVWGVMNIKNLAQGDFVIMGGYMALSLSQANVPLPLILIIVVASMFVYGWVVYVGMIRRIIDQDMFVSLLATFGLSLLMQQVMNLIYGPEVQIIDLHMPNFDFFDNMVNVPSSKVLSLCLAAAIALSVVLFMKKSRTGQAIRATAQDPRAARVLGINTDRIYAITFAFNSAICGAAGVLVAIIWVIQPFYGITYSVRSFAIVTAAGLGNLPGVIGAAFGIGLVEKYTGVIIGTAYEVAAPVSMLVLVLIWRQMSMRRNRQVLR; from the coding sequence ATGTTGGATAATCTGCAGCTCTTATTTGTTTGGGCGCCGATCATTAATGTACAGGTGATCTTGGAAGGTATCTTCGTTGGTGCCGTCTTTGCCTTAAGTGCATATGGACTGGCCCTTGTATGGGGCGTTATGAATATTAAAAACCTGGCACAAGGCGATTTTGTGATCATGGGCGGCTATATGGCGCTTTCATTATCTCAGGCGAATGTCCCTCTGCCTCTCATACTGATCATCGTTGTGGCCAGCATGTTTGTTTATGGCTGGGTTGTTTATGTCGGCATGATCCGCCGGATCATCGATCAGGATATGTTTGTATCGCTGCTGGCCACTTTTGGCCTGTCGCTTCTGATGCAGCAGGTAATGAACCTGATATATGGCCCAGAAGTTCAAATCATTGATTTGCACATGCCAAATTTCGATTTCTTTGACAATATGGTGAATGTACCATCATCTAAAGTTCTGTCTCTTTGTCTTGCAGCGGCCATTGCCCTCAGTGTTGTCTTGTTCATGAAAAAGTCACGGACAGGGCAAGCGATCAGAGCAACGGCACAAGACCCCAGAGCCGCGCGTGTTCTGGGCATTAATACCGACCGCATCTATGCGATTACCTTCGCCTTTAATTCTGCGATATGTGGGGCTGCTGGCGTTCTTGTCGCCATCATCTGGGTTATTCAGCCCTTCTACGGCATCACCTATTCGGTACGTTCATTCGCGATTGTGACAGCTGCTGGTCTGGGCAACCTGCCCGGCGTTATCGGCGCGGCATTCGGGATTGGTTTGGTTGAAAAATATACAGGTGTGATTATCGGTACCGCCTATGAGGTGGCCGCACCGGTCAGCATGCTTGTACTTGTTCTTATTTGGCGCCAGATGTCGATGCGGCGCAACAGACAGGTGTTGAGATAA
- a CDS encoding ABC-type branched-chain amino acid transport system, periplasmic component (PFAM: Receptor family ligand binding region) — protein MKIRSLVLAAGALALTVGPATTALSKVEGDTIILGSAISLTGKYATNGLHTQRGYDYAAKVINEAGGVKVGGKSYKLAIKYYDDESTPARGAQLAERLIQQDGVDYMLGPYSSGMTKAIAPVSEKFGVPMVEAEGASRSLFTQGYKYLFAVLSTSEQYLASAVHMAAEERKKNFKSPSEVRVALAFEGDPFSMDVRAGVIDNINQYGMKVIIDDQLPADLSDMSTTLTKVKALKPDILIISGHSKGAATAARQIDEMKVNVPMIAMTHCEAAKVQEKFPNAATGFLCPTQWVETLSKSDAMFGSAMDWNEGFKADYPSYTSVPYQSAQASAAVYVFKEAFEAANSFDKDALRDAIAAVEMETFYGDIKFSENGNNIAKPMFMRQIGADGSYTLVEKFADMSYPRNVTY, from the coding sequence ATGAAGATTCGCTCACTAGTGCTGGCAGCAGGCGCGCTTGCCCTGACTGTAGGTCCAGCAACAACAGCCCTGTCAAAAGTTGAGGGGGATACAATTATCCTCGGCTCAGCCATATCATTGACAGGCAAATATGCAACAAATGGTCTGCATACCCAGCGCGGCTATGATTATGCTGCAAAGGTTATCAACGAAGCAGGTGGCGTGAAAGTTGGCGGCAAAAGCTATAAATTAGCCATCAAATATTACGATGATGAATCAACACCTGCTCGTGGTGCCCAGCTGGCCGAACGTCTGATCCAGCAGGACGGCGTGGATTATATGCTTGGGCCATACAGCTCTGGAATGACCAAGGCTATTGCTCCTGTATCAGAAAAGTTCGGCGTACCGATGGTTGAAGCCGAAGGGGCGTCACGGTCACTGTTTACGCAAGGTTATAAGTATCTGTTTGCTGTTCTTTCAACATCAGAGCAATATCTTGCATCAGCTGTTCATATGGCTGCTGAAGAAAGAAAGAAGAACTTCAAAAGCCCATCTGAAGTGCGCGTTGCATTGGCGTTTGAAGGCGATCCGTTCTCAATGGATGTGCGCGCTGGTGTTATCGACAACATCAATCAATACGGCATGAAAGTCATCATTGATGACCAGCTGCCAGCTGATTTGTCAGATATGTCAACAACACTGACAAAGGTGAAGGCTCTGAAGCCTGACATTCTGATCATTTCTGGTCACTCAAAAGGCGCAGCAACAGCTGCCCGTCAGATTGACGAAATGAAAGTCAATGTGCCGATGATCGCGATGACACATTGTGAAGCAGCAAAGGTTCAGGAAAAATTCCCGAATGCAGCTACTGGTTTTCTGTGTCCAACACAGTGGGTAGAAACATTGTCAAAATCTGATGCAATGTTTGGCAGTGCAATGGATTGGAATGAAGGCTTTAAAGCAGATTACCCATCTTACACATCTGTGCCTTACCAGTCAGCTCAGGCCTCTGCTGCGGTTTATGTCTTCAAAGAAGCCTTTGAAGCAGCAAACAGCTTTGACAAAGACGCTTTGAGAGATGCAATTGCTGCTGTTGAAATGGAAACCTTCTATGGCGACATTAAATTCTCTGAAAATGGAAATAACATTGCCAAGCCAATGTTCATGCGTCAGATCGGTGCAGATGGTTCATACACACTGGTCGAAAAATTTGCAGACATGTCATATCCACGGAATGTGACATACTAA
- a CDS encoding EamA-like transporter family (PFAM: EamA-like transporter family): MEFWILITLIAATTQTLRSAGQKKMKGVMGDFGASYIRFSYALPFAGLWLWIWMQSTGQPLPQTTSSFWIWVSIGGVMQVIFTVLLITLFNHRNFAAGTAFSKTEVLQAAIFEALIIGEIVSVQVGLAIAIGVLAILMLSFHKSSAGLSGLWSSLSSTQSLLGLAAGAFLGLSTVSFRAATDSLATGDIVLRASMSAATSTFLQTLVMGGLMALMARRELILSFTHWRSAWPVGLFGAVTTACWFTAFSLENVASVRAVGQVELLITLGFSILVFKEKTSRVELLSIGLLALSILLVLLN, from the coding sequence ATGGAATTTTGGATACTCATCACACTTATCGCCGCCACCACGCAGACATTGAGGTCTGCTGGCCAGAAAAAAATGAAAGGTGTGATGGGCGATTTCGGTGCCAGCTATATCCGGTTTTCTTATGCGCTGCCCTTTGCCGGGCTGTGGTTATGGATATGGATGCAGTCAACCGGCCAGCCCTTGCCTCAAACCACGTCCTCATTCTGGATTTGGGTAAGTATCGGCGGGGTGATGCAGGTGATTTTCACTGTTCTGCTCATCACCTTATTCAACCACCGTAATTTTGCAGCAGGTACAGCCTTTTCAAAAACAGAGGTTTTACAGGCTGCCATTTTTGAAGCCTTAATTATTGGCGAAATTGTCAGTGTCCAGGTCGGGCTGGCAATCGCGATCGGCGTTCTGGCCATTCTGATGTTATCCTTTCACAAATCTTCTGCCGGCTTATCTGGTTTATGGTCATCACTATCGTCAACGCAATCTTTGCTGGGGTTGGCGGCGGGTGCTTTTCTTGGCCTGTCCACAGTCAGCTTCAGGGCAGCTACTGATTCGCTGGCGACAGGCGATATCGTTCTGCGGGCATCTATGTCTGCAGCCACATCAACCTTCCTGCAAACCTTAGTTATGGGCGGCCTGATGGCCCTTATGGCCAGACGAGAGCTGATTCTGTCGTTCACACATTGGCGTTCTGCCTGGCCGGTTGGCCTGTTCGGGGCGGTCACAACAGCCTGTTGGTTCACTGCATTTTCGCTTGAAAATGTTGCTTCTGTCCGTGCTGTAGGTCAGGTGGAGTTATTGATAACGCTTGGCTTTTCAATTTTGGTCTTCAAGGAAAAAACATCCCGGGTTGAGCTTCTGTCTATTGGGCTTCTGGCCCTGTCTATTCTTCTTGTCCTGTTGAACTGA
- a CDS encoding lipid A core-O-antigen ligase-like enyme (PFAM: O-Antigen ligase) produces the protein MANSNPPLSELTLLGHIYKVVSDAKAALAELPKASRWFHVFWLLGPLILLIERSPADAWLTICALSFAVRAIVKKDGRWLKVFWVRAVFAFWGVCLLSAALSDLPGYSLGEAFIWIRFPLFAMASCFWLATDKRLLYAMMGMTMLGMIIMTGILTAEVLIVGQQGGRLSWPYGDLVPGNYLAKAGLPAFCVLVALAVSGYRQVNAVAAIISFATIILSVITGERINFIIRACGGMLAGLLWRPKSSRYACLILVEVLAVVTVFVASPDIGNRFVDRFIKQLPSHNESPYFRVMNSGMVAFETAPVLGVGTANYRILCAELTRDHTDVDCHTHPHNYYIQLLAETGIIGLVFGCVMLGAIIWSCAQTSIKGRADVVMATAVIIPLGLFFPLQSTADFFGQWNNIFMWSAVALALSSGNLMAKKAQIC, from the coding sequence ATGGCGAACAGTAACCCCCCTCTGTCTGAACTGACGCTTCTGGGGCATATCTACAAGGTTGTCTCTGACGCGAAGGCGGCACTGGCAGAGCTGCCTAAAGCCAGCCGTTGGTTTCATGTTTTTTGGTTGCTGGGGCCGTTGATTCTGCTGATTGAGCGCAGCCCTGCTGATGCCTGGCTGACGATATGTGCATTGAGCTTTGCCGTACGGGCTATCGTCAAAAAAGACGGGCGCTGGCTGAAGGTGTTCTGGGTCAGGGCTGTGTTTGCCTTTTGGGGGGTATGCCTTTTGTCGGCTGCTTTATCAGACCTGCCTGGCTATTCTCTTGGGGAAGCTTTTATCTGGATACGCTTCCCTTTATTTGCGATGGCAAGTTGTTTCTGGCTCGCCACTGATAAGCGTCTTTTATATGCGATGATGGGCATGACCATGTTGGGCATGATCATCATGACAGGCATCTTAACAGCAGAGGTTTTGATTGTTGGCCAGCAAGGTGGACGGCTGTCCTGGCCTTATGGTGATCTGGTCCCCGGAAATTATCTCGCAAAAGCCGGATTGCCTGCTTTTTGTGTGCTTGTGGCTTTGGCTGTTTCTGGATACAGACAGGTAAATGCGGTTGCTGCGATCATATCCTTTGCCACAATCATCTTGTCTGTCATCACCGGAGAACGGATTAATTTTATCATTCGTGCCTGTGGCGGAATGCTTGCGGGTTTGCTCTGGCGGCCGAAATCCAGCCGTTATGCTTGTCTAATTCTGGTCGAGGTGTTGGCTGTAGTGACAGTCTTTGTCGCCTCACCAGACATTGGAAACCGGTTTGTTGATCGTTTCATCAAACAACTGCCCAGCCACAACGAAAGCCCATATTTTCGGGTTATGAACAGTGGTATGGTTGCCTTTGAAACAGCGCCAGTTTTAGGGGTTGGTACGGCAAATTACCGAATTTTATGTGCTGAGCTCACGCGTGACCACACTGATGTAGATTGTCATACACATCCTCATAATTACTATATCCAACTTCTTGCTGAAACGGGTATTATCGGTCTTGTTTTCGGATGTGTAATGCTGGGCGCTATCATTTGGTCCTGTGCGCAGACCAGCATAAAAGGACGTGCCGATGTCGTGATGGCAACAGCAGTCATCATCCCGCTTGGCCTGTTTTTTCCCCTTCAGTCGACAGCGGATTTCTTTGGGCAATGGAATAATATTTTCATGTGGAGCGCGGTGGCCCTCGCCTTGTCGTCAGGAAATCTGATGGCTAAAAAAGCGCAGATTTGTTAG
- a CDS encoding nucleoside-diphosphate-sugar epimerase (PFAM: NAD dependent epimerase/dehydratase family): protein MRILVTGVAGFIGMHVTLRLLNDGHEVAGLDNLNDYYDVSLKQARLDHIGSPNQFAFHKLDLADRDGINTLFTEFRPEVVINLAAQAGVRYSLENPHSYIDSNIIGFTNILEACRHHEVGHLIYASSSSVYGLNEDMPFHEGQNVDHPLALYGATKKANELLAHSYSHLFGLPTTGLRFFTVYGPWGRPDMAPMLFADAIIAGRPINVFNYGRMKRDFTYIDDIVEGVVRVAMKPAQANKTFDPVVPDGGTANCPWLVFNIGNGQPIELMDFISALEASLGMQALKDYKEIQPGDVVETFADTKRLGDWVGFQPKTSVSSGVEKFIEWYKAFHSR from the coding sequence ATGAGAATTTTAGTAACCGGCGTTGCAGGTTTCATTGGTATGCATGTCACGCTTCGGCTGTTGAATGACGGGCATGAGGTTGCAGGTCTTGATAATCTGAATGATTATTATGATGTCAGTCTGAAACAGGCGCGCCTTGATCATATTGGCAGTCCAAATCAGTTCGCGTTTCATAAACTTGATTTGGCTGACAGAGACGGTATCAACACCCTGTTTACTGAATTCCGGCCAGAGGTTGTTATCAATCTGGCTGCTCAAGCCGGGGTGCGGTATTCACTGGAAAATCCGCACAGCTATATCGACAGCAATATTATCGGCTTCACAAACATTCTTGAGGCCTGCCGCCATCATGAAGTTGGTCACCTGATTTATGCCAGCTCATCATCCGTTTACGGGCTGAACGAGGATATGCCTTTCCATGAAGGGCAGAATGTTGATCACCCTCTGGCACTATACGGCGCAACGAAAAAGGCGAATGAACTTCTTGCGCATAGCTACAGCCATCTGTTTGGTTTGCCAACGACAGGTTTACGCTTTTTCACTGTTTATGGTCCGTGGGGCCGACCAGATATGGCTCCAATGCTGTTTGCAGATGCAATTATTGCAGGCAGGCCAATAAATGTCTTTAATTATGGCCGTATGAAAAGAGACTTCACCTATATTGACGATATTGTTGAAGGTGTCGTACGTGTGGCAATGAAACCCGCACAAGCCAATAAGACTTTTGATCCTGTGGTGCCTGATGGGGGAACAGCTAACTGTCCTTGGCTTGTGTTCAATATTGGAAATGGCCAGCCCATCGAGCTTATGGATTTCATATCTGCATTAGAGGCGTCATTAGGTATGCAAGCTCTCAAAGACTATAAGGAGATACAACCAGGCGATGTTGTTGAAACTTTTGCTGATACAAAACGTTTGGGAGATTGGGTTGGCTTTCAGCCAAAAACATCTGTGAGTTCAGGTGTTGAAAAATTCATAGAGTGGTACAAAGCGTTCCACTCACGCTGA
- a CDS encoding NAD/NADP transhydrogenase beta subunit (PFAM: NAD(P) transhydrogenase beta subunit) produces the protein MVLSENIVTALYIAASVLFILSLGGLSGQESAKRAVWYGIVGMAVAVIGTIFGPAVTITSSLLPLLVVGAVVGGIVAMRVEMTGMPQLVAALHSFVGLAAVFIGINSDIMPPEGLMGAEKIIHEVEIFVGVFIGAITFTGSVVAYGKLAGILDGKPLTLPGRNLLNVGMVLVSIYLGYLYMSHAGSWTLWVMTAIALIFGLHMVMAIGGADMPVVVSMLNSYSGWAAAATGFLLGNDLLIVTGALVGASGAILSYIMCKAMNRNFISVIFGGWGTTTGPQMEVEGEMVATDVASVSADLKDANDIIIVPGYGMAVAQAQSAVSELTRRLRGMGKQVRFAIHPVAGRLPGHMNVLLAEAKVPYDIVLEMDEINDDFPDADMVIILGANDIVNPAAQEDPNSPIAGMPVLEVWKARQVIISKRGQGRGYSGIENPLFYKDNSRMLYGDAKASLDQILGQIG, from the coding sequence ATGGTTTTAAGTGAGAATATCGTAACAGCTCTTTATATCGCCGCCAGCGTTCTGTTTATCCTGTCGCTTGGTGGCCTGTCTGGACAGGAAAGCGCAAAGCGCGCTGTCTGGTATGGCATTGTCGGTATGGCGGTCGCCGTCATTGGTACTATTTTCGGCCCAGCGGTTACCATCACCTCCAGCCTGCTGCCCCTGTTGGTCGTGGGCGCTGTGGTTGGCGGTATTGTGGCGATGCGTGTGGAAATGACAGGGATGCCACAGCTGGTTGCTGCTTTGCATTCTTTTGTGGGTCTGGCTGCAGTTTTCATTGGTATCAATTCTGACATTATGCCGCCTGAAGGGTTAATGGGTGCAGAAAAAATCATCCATGAAGTGGAAATTTTTGTTGGCGTGTTTATCGGGGCAATCACCTTTACAGGGTCTGTTGTGGCTTACGGCAAGCTGGCGGGAATTCTGGATGGCAAACCGCTGACCTTGCCCGGCCGAAATTTGCTGAATGTCGGCATGGTTCTGGTCAGTATTTATCTAGGTTACTTATATATGAGCCACGCAGGATCCTGGACTTTATGGGTCATGACGGCCATTGCGCTTATCTTTGGTCTGCATATGGTGATGGCCATTGGCGGGGCAGATATGCCTGTTGTGGTATCTATGCTGAACAGCTATTCCGGCTGGGCAGCCGCCGCAACCGGGTTTCTGTTAGGCAATGATTTGTTGATCGTAACAGGCGCGCTTGTTGGGGCCTCAGGGGCCATTCTGTCTTATATTATGTGTAAAGCCATGAACCGGAATTTCATCTCTGTCATCTTTGGCGGATGGGGAACAACAACTGGTCCGCAGATGGAAGTTGAAGGTGAAATGGTGGCGACGGATGTGGCTTCGGTTTCTGCTGATCTGAAAGATGCGAATGACATCATCATTGTACCGGGTTACGGCATGGCTGTCGCCCAGGCGCAATCTGCTGTGTCTGAGCTGACACGGCGCCTGCGCGGTATGGGCAAACAGGTACGGTTTGCCATCCACCCTGTTGCAGGCCGTCTGCCTGGTCATATGAATGTGCTGCTGGCTGAAGCCAAAGTTCCTTATGATATTGTGCTGGAAATGGACGAAATTAATGACGATTTTCCGGATGCGGATATGGTCATCATCCTTGGTGCAAATGATATTGTGAACCCAGCTGCGCAAGAAGACCCGAACAGCCCCATTGCCGGCATGCCGGTGCTGGAAGTGTGGAAAGCACGGCAGGTGATTATCTCTAAACGCGGTCAGGGCCGTGGCTATTCAGGCATTGAAAACCCGTTGTTTTACAAAGATAATTCACGGATGCTCTATGGCGATGCAAAAGCAAGCCTGGATCAGATTTTAGGACAGATAGGGTGA
- a CDS encoding NAD(P) transhydrogenase, alpha subunit (PFAM: Alanine dehydrogenase/PNT, C-terminal domain; Alanine dehydrogenase/PNT, N-terminal domain~TIGRFAM: NAD(P) transhydrogenase, alpha subunit), translated as MIIGSPAERASSEARVALTPDSAKQLQKLGHECIIQKGAGTQAGFSDAAYEEAGVKVVGTAKALWEGADVVVKVLGPDKTELKYLNASKTLISFFWPAQNAELLDAVNKTGVTVLAMDMVPRISRAQKMDALSSMANIAGYRAVIEAGNNFGRFFTGQITAAGKVPPAKVLVIGAGVAGLAAIGTAQSLGAIVRAFDVRPEVAEQIESMGAEFLMLEFEEDGSGEGGYAKPASPEFIEKEMQLFREQAPEVDIVITTALIPGRPAPKLWPAEMVGLMKPGSVVVDLAAEQGGNCDLTEAGKIIDSDNGVKIVGYTDFPSRMATQSSTLYATNIRHMLDDLTPEKDGALNVNMDDDVIRGATICHDGTVTFPPPPPKIQAIGKQDAAPKAVELTAEEKAALELAQEKAIGRRQAGLLAIGGLFMLLIGAYAPASFMQHFIVFALACFVGFQVIWNVSHSLHTPLMAVTNAISGIIIIGALLQLGSPNNLVGILAAISVLIATINIVGGFMVTRRMLAMFQKS; from the coding sequence ATGATTATCGGTAGCCCGGCAGAACGTGCATCATCAGAGGCCCGCGTGGCACTGACCCCTGATAGTGCAAAACAGCTTCAAAAGCTTGGTCATGAGTGCATCATCCAGAAAGGTGCCGGAACACAAGCTGGTTTTTCTGATGCAGCCTATGAAGAGGCCGGGGTGAAAGTTGTTGGCACAGCCAAAGCGCTGTGGGAAGGCGCTGATGTCGTTGTAAAGGTGCTGGGCCCGGACAAAACAGAGCTCAAATACCTAAACGCGTCAAAAACCCTGATCAGTTTTTTCTGGCCGGCACAGAATGCCGAATTGCTTGATGCGGTGAACAAGACTGGTGTAACAGTTCTGGCAATGGACATGGTTCCGCGTATCTCTCGCGCCCAGAAAATGGATGCGCTGTCGTCTATGGCGAATATTGCTGGCTATCGTGCGGTCATTGAGGCAGGCAATAATTTTGGCCGTTTCTTTACTGGCCAGATCACCGCGGCAGGCAAGGTTCCACCTGCAAAAGTTCTGGTGATTGGCGCAGGTGTTGCAGGCCTTGCCGCCATTGGCACAGCCCAGTCATTAGGCGCGATTGTGCGCGCATTTGATGTACGTCCTGAAGTGGCGGAGCAAATCGAATCCATGGGCGCTGAATTCTTGATGCTGGAATTCGAAGAGGACGGTTCAGGTGAAGGCGGTTATGCAAAGCCAGCATCCCCCGAATTCATTGAAAAAGAAATGCAGCTGTTCCGCGAACAGGCTCCTGAGGTGGATATTGTCATTACCACCGCGCTTATCCCCGGTCGACCAGCCCCCAAATTATGGCCAGCAGAAATGGTTGGGCTGATGAAACCAGGGTCTGTGGTGGTCGATCTGGCAGCTGAACAAGGGGGCAATTGCGATTTAACTGAAGCGGGCAAAATTATTGACAGTGATAATGGGGTCAAAATTGTCGGCTATACCGACTTCCCCAGCCGGATGGCAACACAAAGCTCCACGCTTTATGCCACAAATATCCGCCATATGCTGGATGATCTAACCCCTGAAAAAGACGGTGCTTTGAACGTCAATATGGATGATGATGTCATCCGCGGCGCGACCATCTGTCATGATGGTACGGTCACCTTCCCGCCGCCACCGCCAAAAATTCAGGCGATCGGCAAACAAGACGCCGCACCAAAAGCTGTTGAACTCACAGCAGAGGAAAAGGCAGCACTTGAGCTGGCACAGGAAAAAGCCATTGGCCGGCGCCAGGCAGGGTTGCTGGCCATAGGCGGTCTGTTCATGCTATTGATAGGCGCCTATGCACCAGCCAGCTTCATGCAGCATTTTATCGTATTTGCGCTGGCCTGTTTTGTAGGCTTCCAGGTTATCTGGAATGTCAGCCATTCACTGCATACGCCGCTGATGGCCGTCACCAACGCGATATCAGGTATTATTATTATTGGCGCATTGCTGCAATTGGGCTCGCCAAATAACCTTGTGGGCATTCTGGCCGCTATTTCAGTGCTGATTGCCACCATCAATATTGTGGGCGGATTTATGGTAACCCGCCGTATGCTGGCGATGTTCCAGAAGAGCTAA